A single genomic interval of Dromiciops gliroides isolate mDroGli1 chromosome 1, mDroGli1.pri, whole genome shotgun sequence harbors:
- the BHLHA15 gene encoding class A basic helix-loop-helix protein 15: MKTKNKPTKRRILADKETFHGEPTSSKQDLEKCLRNRDRRKGEKTEGSKGGTARKKSSSSSRESNLRRLESNERERQRMHKLNNAFQALREVIPHVRAEKKLSKIETLTLAKNYIKCLTSTILNMSNGCLPPLEGEGSAHNSKFYQHYQQQRGDEESEDQLKKYSTQIHSFREGS; the protein is encoded by the coding sequence ATGAAGaccaaaaacaaacccacaaagcGCAGGATTTTGGCGGACAAAGAGACATTTCATGGTGAGCCAACATCCAGTAAGCAGGACCTGGAGAAATGTTTGAGGAACAGGGACAGGCGGAAGGGGGAGAAGACTGAGGGCAGCAAGGGAGGGACTGCCAGAAAGAAGTCATCCTCAAGCAGCCGGGAAAGCAATCTGAGGAGGCTGGAGAGTAacgagagggagaggcagaggatGCACAAACTCAACAATGCCTTCCAGGCCTTGCGAGAAGTCATTCCCCATGTCAGGGCAGAGAAGAAACTCTCCAAAATCGAGACCCTCACCCTGGCTAAAAACTATATCAAATGTCTGACCTCCACCATCCTCAACATGTCCAATGGTTGTCTCCCTCCCCTGGAAGGGGAGGGATCTGCTCACAACTCTAAATTCTACCAGCATTATCAGCAGCAGCgaggagatgaggaaagtgaagatcAGCTAAAGAAATATTCCACCCAGATCCACAGTTTTCGGGAAGGGAGTTAG